A region of Toxorhynchites rutilus septentrionalis strain SRP chromosome 1, ASM2978413v1, whole genome shotgun sequence DNA encodes the following proteins:
- the LOC129762701 gene encoding uncharacterized protein LOC129762701, producing MDYNNRKPCPPLAVLDNLLSSDDFSCLEALGAQQDYGGRSGGTAMKTNQLRLGARANQNVCSQPRETTISHGGPNVRQQTGTENEIPPQLLEEIYQLDDALEERGQRHRRGPVGPNQSLSDFERDLVAEMAHLFPSRVPVNRPIPALRRFNSSMNLQAVTSARLPLFCRQKFVPIISQNNTGAIPKERVKPTMICNPIQPPKPVVAKIRTIITKAPKRTIASTYGQGTGRVVVNSRITQTSAEGTHRQEPRAVDSRPVAVPTISTSVPPKQSRKQQLKSRSQRDALREAMARKQVGAAEDQNVVSSTGRPGTMPKPQVGTVGEKVAVAGTANRPGTLAGAPTPSFQSQDHMTGNRNQQQDTKRSATEARNSKKRSHAALQRRGPGLGIEFLPTAFNISDLLVCEVCRKTFRSQEQLDVHMNIHRAPFVCRFCKREFREVPFNHTCCVMKREMEFKMNERRTN from the exons ATGGATTATAATAATCGTAAACCGTGTCCACCGCTCGCAGTACTTGACAATTTGTTGTCTTCGGACGATTTTAGTTGCCTGGAGGCTCTAGGTGCTCAGCAAGATTATGGTGGCAGATCCGGCGGCACTGCGATGAAAACAAACCAGCTTAGATTGGGCGCGAGAGCCAACCAGAATGTTTGTTCACAACCCAGAGAAACTACGATCTCACACGGAGGTCCAAACGTTCGCCAACAAACCGGAACCGAAAATGAAATTCCACCACAATTGCTGGAAGAGATTTATCAGCTGGATGACGCCCTGGAGGAGCGTGGCCAAAGACATCGCAGGGGTCCAGTGGGACCCAATCAAAGCCTAAGTGATTTCGAGCGAGATCTCGTAGCCGAGATGGCGCATTTGTTTCCATCCAGGGTACCAGTAAATCGTCCGATTCCGGCACTTAGAAGATTCAACAGTTCGATGAACCTTCAAGCAGTCACCTCAGCGAGGTTGCCATTGTTTTGTCGACAAAAATTTGTACCGATAATATCACAGAATAACACAGGCGCGATTCCCAAAGAGCGGGTTAAACCGACGATGATTTGCAACCCGATCCAGCCGCCAAAGCCTGTTGTCGCTAAGATAAGAACTATTATCACCAAAGCGCCCAAACGAACGATTGCTTCCACCTATGGACAGGGAACCGGCAGAGTGGTGGTAAACTCGCGTATCACACAAACCTCGGCTGAAGGAACTCACCGCCAGGAGCCGAGAGCTGTCGATTCTAGACCGGTCGCTGTACCAACGATCTCCACGAGTGTCCCACCCAAGCAATCAAGAAAGCAGCAACTGAAATCTCGCTCGCAGCGCGATGCGTTGCGGGAGGCTATGGCCAGGAAACAGGTAGGAGCAGCCGAAGACCAGAATGTAGTTTCTAGTACCGGTCGCCCTGGTACAATGCCCAAACCGCAGGTCGGAACAGTCGGAGAGAAGGTTGCTGTTGCTGGCACCGCCAATCGACCTGGCACATTGGCCGGAG CCCCAACTCCGAGCTTCCAGTCACAGGATCATATGACCGGAAACAGAAACCAACAACAGGACACTAAGCGATCCGCAACCGAGGCAAGAAACAGCAAGAAACGCTCGCATGCGGCCCTCCAGAGACGGGGCCCGGGCCTCGGAATCGAATTTCTTCCAACGGCATTCAACATTAGCGACTTGTTGGTGTGCGAAGTTTGCCGGAAGACATTCCGCTCCCAGGAGCAGCTCGATGTGCACATGAACATCCACAGGGCGCCATTTGTTTGCCGGTTCTGCAAGAGGGAGTTCCGCGAAGTGCCCTTCAATCACACATGCTGCGTAATGAAGCGTGAG ATGGAATTTAAAATGAATGAACGTCGCACCAACTAG